AGGACGGGTACTTGATGTCCTCGGCGGTGCCGCCCACGTTGCTGGCGTCGTACTGCTGCAGCGCCTTCGGGCTGTGGATGGAGAACGACGGCAGCATCAGCGCGGCCGGGATCTTGCTGGAGACCCGGGTGAAGGCCAGGTCGACGGTGGTGGCGTCCTTGGCGGTGCAGGACTTGAAGAGGCTCGGCGGCAGCTGCGCGTCCTCGTTCTTGGCGAAGCCGCCCATGACGTCCTGCCAGTACGCCGTCACGTCGGGGCTCTGCATGAGGCCCTTGGCGTTGTACCAGCGGTCGAAGTTCGCGCAGACCGCCTCGGCGTTGAACTCGGTGCCGTCGTGGAACTTCACGCCCGACTTCAGCTTGAAGGTCCACGTGGTGCCGGCGGCGTCCGGGGTCCAGGACTCGGCCAGGCCGGGGGTGACCTTGGTGCCACCCTCCTCCGGACGGACCAGGGTCTCGAAGACCTGACGCGCCACACGCAGCGACTCACCGTCGCTGGCGAAGCTGGGGTCCAGCACCTTCGGGTCTCCGGCTACGCCGAAGACCAGGGTGTCCTTCTTGCTACCGCCGCTGTCTTCACGGTTGCTCTCGGCGCAGCCTGCTACCGCGAGGGCCGCGACCGCGACGGCCGCGATCGCGGCCTTCGGCCTGGGTGCACGCATGGTGCTTCACCTCGTCCTTGGGGGTACGGACAACGTGGTGACAGGGGTCACCGATGGCGGTGACCATAGCCCCCGCGTGGACGCTCCGGAAACCGGCGAATGGCGGGTTGGTATCGGATCGTGTCCCAGCGTCGACTGAGCCGAAGAATCGAAGGCAAATCACGCGCTTCGCCGAACGATCCGAAAGTGCGATGCCAAACTGTTACGTCGCACCGACCGGTCAGGGCCTCAAGTGTCAGATCATTTCCGGCCGCGACGGCCACCCGGGACGAGCCGGCGTCAGGGCGCTCGACGGGTCCGGCCCCTGCCCCGGGGACGTCGACAGGGGCCGGCCACGGATGCGGCCGACCCCTGCGCGACGGTCACTTCAGATCGCGCGGCGCCCCTCGAACGCGCGGCCGAGGGTGATCTCGTCGGCGTACTCCAGGTCGCCGCCGACCGGCAGGCCGCTGGCGAGCCGGGTCACCGCGATCCCCATCGGCTTGACCATCAGGGCCAGGTACGTGGCGGTCGCCTCGCCCTCGGTGTTCGGGTCGGTCGCCAGGATCAGCTCACGGACCGTCCCGCTGCCCAGCCGGGTCATCAGCTCCCGGATGCGCAGGTTGTCCGGCCCGATCCCCTCCAGTGGATTGATCGCCCCGCCGAGCACGTGGTAGCGCCCGCGGAACTCACCGGTCCGCTCGATCGCCACCACGTCCTTGGGCTCCTCGACCACGCAGAGCACCTCGTCGGTGCGGCGCGGGTCGCGGCAGATCCGGCACTGCTCGGACTCGGCCACGTTGTAGCAGGTGGTGCAGAACCGGACCAGATCCTTGACCTTGCGCAGCGCACCGGCCAGCCGGTTGACGTCCGCCGGATCCGCGGACAGGACGTGGAAGGCGATCCGCTGGGCGCTCTTCGGGCCCACGCCCGGCAGCCGTCCCAGCTCGTCGATGAGGTCCTGGATGGCGCCCTCGTACATCTGACGGCTCAGAACCCGGGCAGGCCGAGGCCACCCATGCCGCCCGCGACCGGGCCCATCTTCTTCTCGGTCAGCTCCCGGGCCGCCTCGGCGGCGTTGTGCAGGGCGGCGACGACCAGGTCCTCCAGGGTCTCGACGTCCTCCGGGTCGACCGCCTTCGGGTCGATCTTGATCGACTTGATCTCACCGGCGCCGGAGACGGTCGCGGTGACCAGGCCACCGCCGGCGGTGCCGGTCAGCTCGGCCTCGGCCAGCTCGGCCTGGGCCTTGGCGATCTGCTGCTGCATCTTCTGCGCCTGCTTCAGCATCTGCTGCATGTTCGGCTGTCCACCTGGGCGCACGGATGGCTCCTTCTCGCACTCGTCTGCTCGGCCGCGCCCAGCCTAGTCGGGCGGCGGCCCCCGTCCTCGTCGACCGGCGTGCGCTCAGCGCACGTCGACCTCGTCGATCTTCTCGGCGCCGAACGCCTCCCGGAGCAGGGCCACCGCCTGCTCCTCGCTGGACTGCCGGGCGGTCCGCTCGTCGATCACGTCGTCCAGCGGCTCGTCGCCCGGATCGAACCCCTCGTACGCCGGGGTCGCCGCCGGCTCGGGGCGGCCACCGCCGCGCAGCGGCCCGTCGTAGTCCGGGTCGTACGGCGGCTCACCGGCCCAGTCCGGGTCGGCGGTCCTGCGCGCCGGCTGGGCGCCACGCTGGGCCTTGCCGGCACCGGCCGCAGCCGCCCGGGCCGCGGCGATCGCGCTGCTCACCGGCGCAGCCGGCGGCGTCGCCGGTCCGGCCGGCTTCGGTACGGCGGGAGCTGCCGTCGCGGTGGCCGTGGCACCACCCGGACGGGCCGCCTGCGGCCAGTCGTCGGAGGCCACGGCCGTCGCGGCGCCCCCCGGACGGGCCGCCTCGGGCCAGTCCTCCCCGCCGCCGGGGCGGGCCGGCTCGGGCCAGCCCTGGTCGTCGTCCCCGCCGGCGTCGGCCGGGGAACCGGCGCGGACGGTCGAGGAGGCGTTCGGATCGGTGCCGTGGGCACCCGAGTGGCCGGAAGCACCGGCGGAGCCGGCCTGGTGCGGCGGTCCAGCGGCCGTCGGGGCGCCCGCGCCCTGCCCGCCGGCCGCAACGCCGCCGGACCCGGACAAGCCGTCGTGCGCGCCCGGCTGACCGCCACCGGTCGCGCGCGGGTGACCGCCACCGGACCCGCCCGCCTGACCACCGCCGACCGGGCCGGGCTGGCCGCCACCGGACCCGCCGGGGTGACCGCCACCGGAGCCGCCCGCCTGGCCGCCGATGGTCGCGCCGGGCTGGCCACCGCCGGTCGCGCCGGGCTGGCCGCCGATGGTCGGGCCGCCCGCAGCGCTCCGGCCGGAGCCGGCCGGGGTCGCGGACGAGCCGCCGCCGTCGGGGCGTGCCGGGCCGCCGGCAGCCGGGCCGGAGCCGGCCGGGGTCGCGGACGGCGGGGACGCCGGTCGGGCCGGGGCGGCGGCGCGGGACGGACCGCCGAGGGAGACGCCACCGCGCTCGCCGGCCACCTCGCAGCGGATCTGCCAGCGCCCGCCGAGTTCCTCGTAGAGCGCGTCGGTGAGGACCTGCGCGTTGTCGGACATCATCTTCGCCAGCACCGACGACTTCACGGTCAGCACCAGCGCGTCACCGTCCAGGTCACGGACGACGGCGTCCCGCATGAGCGCGGCGATCCGCTTGTTGGACCGGTTGACCTTGCCGACCACGTCCGGCCAGACCCGGCGTACCGCGACGGCGTCGAGCGTGCCCGGCGGGGTGGAGCCCGGGCGGGGCGGCGCGGGGGTGGCCGGGTCGGGCATCACCGCCGACGGCGGCACCGGACGGCGTACCGGCGGCGGGCCGTCGGGGACCGGGGCGGGCTCGGCCGCCGACGGCGTGGGACGGGCACCGGCGGCCGCGGCGCGGGCGGCGGCCACCCCGGACGGGGCGGCGGCAGCCGCCGGCGGGCCGGCGGTCTCCGGCTGGGTCGCGGCGGCAGCCGCGGGCGGGGCGGGCGGCTCCTGGCGTACGCCGGAGTCGGGCGCGGCCGGCGCGGAGCCGGCGGCGGCCGACGGCAGCTCGACACCACCCAGGGTGAGCCGGCGTTCCATCCGCTCCAGGCGCTGGAGCAGGCCACCGGCCGAGTCGTCCACGCCGGGCAGCATCATCCGGGCGCAGATCAGCTCCAGCAGCAGCCGCGGCGCGGTGGTGCCCCGCATGTCGACCAGGCCGTTGTGCACGATGTCGGCGCAGCGGGACAGCGTCCCGGGGCCGAGCCGCTGGGCCTGGGCGGCCATCCGCTCGATCTGGTCCGCCGGGCCGTCGATCAGGCCCTTGGCGGCGGCGTCCGGCACCTGCTGGAGCACGATCAGGTCGCGCAGCCGTTCCAGCAGGTCGGAGGCGAACCGGCGCGGGTCGTGGCCGGCCTCGGCGACCCGGTCGACGGTGGCGTACGCCGCCGCCCCGTCCCCGGCGGCCAGCGCGTCGCACATCTCGTCGATCAACGCGGAGTCGGTGACGCCGAGCAGCGCGGCGGCCCGGGCGTAGCTGACCCCCTCCGGGCCGGCGCCGGCGATGAGCTGGTCGAGCACGGAGAGGCTGTCCCGGGCGCTGCCGCCACCGGCGCGCACCACCAGCGGGAACACCGCCGGCTCGACCTTGACCCCCTCGGCCTCGCAGAGCTGCTCCAGGTACGGCCGCAGCGTCTTCGGCGGGATCAGCCGGAACGGGTAGTGGTGGGTCCGCGACTTGATCGTGCCGAGGACCTTCTCCGGCTCGGTGGTGGCGAAGATGAACTTGACGTACTCCGGCGGCTCCTCGACCAGCTTGAGCAGCGCGTTGAAGCCGGCCGACGAGACCATGTGCGCCTCGTCGATGACGTAGATCTTGAAGCGGCTCCGGGCCGGCGCGAAGATCGCCTTCTCGCGCAGCTCGCGGGCGTCGTCGACACCACCGTGGCTGGCCGCGTCGATCTCCAGCACGTCGATCGAGCCGCCGTCGGTGGCCAGTTCCCGGCAGGACTGACACTGCCCGCACGGCTCCGGGGTGGGGCCCTGCTCACAGTTGAGCGAGCGGGCCAGGATCCGGGCGCTGGAGGTCTTTCCGCAGCCCCGGGGGCCGGAGAAGAGATAGGCGTGGTTGAGCCGCCCGCTGCGCAGCGCCTGCGACAACGGCTCGGTGACGTGCTCCTGACCGATGACCTCGGCGAAGGTGCGCGGCCGGTACTTGCGGTAAAGGGCCAGTGCCACCCGTACCGCCTCCTCTCGACCGAGCCATTCTGCGCCGGTCGGGCGCGGGTGACCACCCACCACCCCGTGACCTGACCCGCAGGTACGGTACCGGCGCCCGGAGACGAAAAGGCCTCCCGTGCACCCGGCAGAGCTCGCTTATCCTTGCTGCCTTCCGGCCCTGGGGAGGTTCACGAGGTACCGCCGCACGGGAGGTACCGCCAACCCTACCCGACGGCGCGTGGATCTTCAGGGGGTGGTGGGGTGGCCGGGCGGGCGGAGACCTGTATTCTGGCTCGCGGAGGATTCGCCTAGAGGCCTAGGGCGCACGCTTGGAAAGCGTGTTGGGTTAACACCCTCACGAGTTCGAATCTCGTATCCTCCGCCGTCACGGAAGGCCGGCCCCGCCGAGGGCCGGCCTTCGTCGTCTCCGCGCCCCCGTCAGCCGACCGTCGCGGTCAGCCCCTCCGCGCCGCGCCCCTGCGCGACGAGGGCTTCCATCCGGGCGGCGACCTCGGCCAGGCCGCCGTCGCCGAGCGGCCGGCCGGCCCGCAACCCGACCAGGTGCCGTACGACAGTCAGGTGTTCGCCCAGGTCGGCAGGGCCGCGCGGGAACTCGGCCCCCGCGATCTCGGACGCCGTGGCGGAAACCGCCGACACCACGTGTCCGAGTTGGTTCTCCGCCGACGGGGCGAAGGTGGACACGTCGACCCCGGCGGCGCGTACGGCGTCCATGGCGCGCAGCAGGCCGAGTTGGGCGTCGTACCAGAGCCCGAAGAGGGCCAGGTCCCAGACGGAGGCCGCCTCCGGCGCGGTGCCGACGAACCGGGCCGTTCCGAGCAGTCCGAAAGTGCCGGCGTGTCGCTCGTACGCCGACGGGTCGCCGCTGAACAGCAGGGTCGCGGCGTCCGTGCCGATCGTGTCGGGGCCAGCCTGGAGACCGGCGTCCAGGTGGTGACCGCCCAGGCCGGCGACCCGCTGGGCGGTGCGCCGCGCCTCCTCGGGGGTGCCGGTGCAGAGCGCGACGACGGTCCGCCCGGCGAGGCCGCCGTCGAGGCGGTCCAGGCACTGCTGGACCGCCTCGTGGTCGGTGAGGGCCAGCAGGACGAGTTCACCGGCCGCCACCGCCTCGTCGACCGTTCGGGCGGAACGGGCGCCCGCCCCGGTCAGCGCCGCCGTCCGTGCCGGGGTGCGGTTCCAGACCGTGACGTCGTATCCGCCGGCGAGCAGCCGCCGGGCGACCGCGGCGCCGACGGCTCCCGTGCCGACGACCGCGACCCGGCCCGTGGGGTTACGTAGCTCTTCCATGACGCGATCGTCGGAAGTGAACCGGACTTGAGGTCAAGTCCGCCGAGGCCGATCCGAGGACCGGTCAGGACGTGACCGAGGGGTGCCCGTTGCCCTCCGGACGCTGTACCGGTTCAGGGACATTTGCTGCAAACACTTCGTCACTACGTGGAGGTGCTCGTGGGACCGGGGACATCGGGAGCTTGACAAGTTAACCGGTTCATCAGCATCATCGTCGATATCTTCTCTGGGTCGGCCGCCGGGGGCAAACGGCCGGTCGACCCGTCCGGGCAGAGCTGGCACGCCGACCGCGTCCCCTGGCGCCGTCGCGCGCCGTACGCCACCACCACCCGGATCCGTCAGGAGATTCGCCATGAGACATCGCGTACGTGCCCGGGCCGCCCTGGCCGGCGCGACGGCAGCCGTCACCGTGCTGGCCGCCGCCCTGGTCACCATGCCGAGCGCGCAGGCAGCCGCCCCCGTCTGTCAGGTGCAATACCAGGTCAGCAACGACTGGGGCTCGGGCGCGACCACGAACGTCGTCGTCACCAACACCGGTGGCGCCGCCGTGAACGGTTGGACGCTCGCCTGGACCTTCCCCGGCGACCAGACGATCGGTGACATCTGGAACGCCACGAAGACCCAGTCCGGCTCCGCCGCCACCGCCGGCAACGTGAGCTGGAACGCCGGCATCCCCGCCGGCGGCTCGGTCAGCTTCGGCTTCAACCTGAGCTACCGGGGGTCGAACCCGACGCCGACCGCCTTCACCCTCAACGGAGCCGCCTGCGGCGACACCCCGCCGACCGGCACGCCGAGCCCGACCGGCGACCCGACCGGGACGCCCACCCCCGGGCCCACCGGCACCCCGCCCGCCGGCAACCTGGCGCTCGGCCGGCCGGTCACCGCGTCGTCCACGGAGAGCCCGCACACCGCCGGCCTGGCGGTCGACGGCAACGGCGGGACCCGTTGGTCCAGCCTGTACGCCGACCCGCAGTGGATCCAGGTCGACCTGGGCGCCACGTACCCGATCGCCCTGGTGCGGCTGCGCTGGGAGGCGGCGTACGGCCGGGCGTACCAGATCCAGACCTCGACGGACGGCACCACCTGGACCTCGGTGCACAGCACCACGACGGGCGACGGCGGCACCGACGACGTCGCGCCCACCTCGGCCAACGGCCGGTACGTCCGGATGTCGGGCACCGCGCGCGGCACCACCTGGGGCTACTCGCTCTACGAGTTCGAGGTGTACGCGGTGCGCCCGCCCACCCCGCCGGGCCCGGACTGCGGGCAGGCGCCGGCCGACCCGGACGCCAACTCCAAGGTCCGTCACCTGATCTGCTACCTGAGGACGCACTCCTTCGTCAGCGGGCAGACCGACCTGCCGGACGCCGACAAGGTGCAGCAGCTGACCGGCCGCTACCCGGCGATGGTGGCCTTCGACTTCATGGAGTACACCCGGGGCACGGTCCAGACCCAGCAGGTGATCGACTGGGCGCGCACCCGCAAGGGGATCGTCGCCTTCCAGTGGCACTGGTACTGCCCGCGCGGCGGCAACTACTCCGCGCCCTGCGACTTCGTGCCCGACCTGAGCAACCCGTCGTCGAAGCTGTACCAGGACATCGACCTGGTGGTCCGTGAGATCAGGAAGATGGGTGACGCCGGGGTGCCGGTGCTGTTCCGGCCGTTGCACGAGGCGAACAACAACTACATGTGGTGGGCCAAGAAGGGCCAGGACGCGTACAAGCAGCTCTGGCGGCTGATCTACCAGCGCGCCCAGCTCGCCGGGGCGCACAACATCGTCTGGGTGTTCAACGGGATGGCCAGCGGCCAGGGCACCTCGTTGGCGTCCTGGTACCCGGGGGACGGCTACGTCGACCTGGTCACCTCCGACTACTTCCAGAGCTGGAGCGACTTCGCCACCACCAAGGCGGTCAGCAGCGCCAAGACCACCGGCGTGGCGGAGACGTTCAGCCCGCTCAACCCGGCCACCGACGCGCCGTGGCCGTACTTCGTGGTCTGGGCGTCGCGGGACTGGGCCGGCAGCGGCCGGGACGTGGCCGGGCTGTGGCGGACCGCGATGGCCGACCCGAGGACCATCTCCATCGACCAGCTTCCGGACATGACCGCCTGGTGACACCGCGCCGTGCGGGCCGGCTCCGCGGTCGGGGCCGGCCCGCACGGGTACGCCGCACCGCTGCGCCGGGCGGCCCGGTCCCGGTACCGTGCCCTGATCGACGGGCGGACCATCCGTCGTACACATGTTCCATCCACAGGGTGTGGACGGCGGAGGGATCCGATGAGTTACCAGCTCAGCGCCGTCGTCGCGGACGTCGAGCTGCTCCGCGAGCAGACCGCCGACCTGGACCACGCGGTCCTCGCCGCGCTCCGCCAGGACTTCGCGCTGCTGCCGGTCACGCCGCAACTGGTGCAGGAGCTGACCGGCGGACTGCCCGACTTCGCCCCGGCCGAGCCCTCCGCCGCGCAGCCGTTCGAGCTGGTCCTGTCGCCGGCGCTGGACGGGCTGCTGGCCCGCTGGTCACGGCAGGGGCCGGTGGCGTACCTGGAGGCGGAGTTCGCCGGTGGGCTGGGCCGGCAGGCGGCCGCCGTCTGGCTGCACGGGCGGCTCACCTTCGGTCCCCGCTACGACGACAGCTTCGCCGCGCCGCGCCCGGACTGGCCGATCAACGCGGCGCTGGCCCGGCTGGGCGCGGAGCCCGGCCGGTGGATCGACCCCTTCGCCGAACTGGGGCTGCACCTCGAACGGAACACCACCGGCTGGCTGACCCACGGGCGGCGCGGACTCTCCGCCGACTACTGGGACGAGCTGGCCGAGGAATGGGAAGAGCAGCAATCCGGCGATCAGCAGCAACCTGGACGCCTCGGTGCCGTTGGGGACTGGGGGATTCCATGAAATTGCGACAATTCGTGTTCATTGCGACGCTGCTGACGGCTGCCTCGGTGTCCGGCAGCGGCGTCCGTCCACAAGGGCCCGAGATGCCGGCCCGGCCGATCGGCGCGACCGAGGTGGTCGGCCTGCACGGTCTGGGCGACGCCGAGTTCGGCGACACCGAGCAGGAGCTGGTCCGGCGCGGGGTGCTGCGCGCCGACGTCGACGCCTGCGGCCCGACGCTGGCCGGGCACGAGGCGGCCAGCCCGATCTTCGTCGACGACCGGCTGGTGCTGCTCTGGCTGGACGACCCGATGAGCACCCCGGACGGGATCACCGTCGGCACCCCGGTGGACGAGGTGCGGGCCAACCATCCGTCCGCCGTGCCGCTCGACGCTCCACACGGGACGCACCGGTTCGACGGGCTGCTCGCCCGCGACGGCGACCGGGCGTACCTCTTCCTGCACGACGGCACCGCCGTCCGCGAGATCATCGCCGGGTACGCCGACTGGGCCCGCCGCCTCTTCGACGAGGGCTACGGCCCCTGCTGAGCTCACCGACCGGAACGGGCCGGAAGCCGATTGTCGACGATCGACCGGCATGGAATCATCTGCTCGCCCGCGCAGACGGCGCGGTGTCTCACGGGGAGTGTGATGTGAGGACAGCCCTGTCCGCCCGGCCGGAGATCCGGCACAGAAAGAGCCGTTCACCGCTCGCGATGGTCGCCGCAGCCGCGATGACCATCTCGGCCCTCCTGATCGGACCGACCACGGCGCTCGCGGCGGCACCTGCCCCCGCACCGGCCGCCACACCGCCGGCCACGTCCTCCACGGCGTCCCCGGCCACCGCGCCGACCACCGGAGCGACGACGCCGACCCGGGCCCGGTCGACCAC
This genomic interval from Micromonospora coxensis contains the following:
- a CDS encoding YbaB/EbfC family nucleoid-associated protein, with amino-acid sequence MQQMLKQAQKMQQQIAKAQAELAEAELTGTAGGGLVTATVSGAGEIKSIKIDPKAVDPEDVETLEDLVVAALHNAAEAARELTEKKMGPVAGGMGGLGLPGF
- the recR gene encoding recombination mediator RecR, with translation MYEGAIQDLIDELGRLPGVGPKSAQRIAFHVLSADPADVNRLAGALRKVKDLVRFCTTCYNVAESEQCRICRDPRRTDEVLCVVEEPKDVVAIERTGEFRGRYHVLGGAINPLEGIGPDNLRIRELMTRLGSGTVRELILATDPNTEGEATATYLALMVKPMGIAVTRLASGLPVGGDLEYADEITLGRAFEGRRAI
- a CDS encoding DNA polymerase III subunit gamma and tau, which translates into the protein MALALYRKYRPRTFAEVIGQEHVTEPLSQALRSGRLNHAYLFSGPRGCGKTSSARILARSLNCEQGPTPEPCGQCQSCRELATDGGSIDVLEIDAASHGGVDDARELREKAIFAPARSRFKIYVIDEAHMVSSAGFNALLKLVEEPPEYVKFIFATTEPEKVLGTIKSRTHHYPFRLIPPKTLRPYLEQLCEAEGVKVEPAVFPLVVRAGGGSARDSLSVLDQLIAGAGPEGVSYARAAALLGVTDSALIDEMCDALAAGDGAAAYATVDRVAEAGHDPRRFASDLLERLRDLIVLQQVPDAAAKGLIDGPADQIERMAAQAQRLGPGTLSRCADIVHNGLVDMRGTTAPRLLLELICARMMLPGVDDSAGGLLQRLERMERRLTLGGVELPSAAAGSAPAAPDSGVRQEPPAPPAAAAATQPETAGPPAAAAAPSGVAAARAAAAGARPTPSAAEPAPVPDGPPPVRRPVPPSAVMPDPATPAPPRPGSTPPGTLDAVAVRRVWPDVVGKVNRSNKRIAALMRDAVVRDLDGDALVLTVKSSVLAKMMSDNAQVLTDALYEELGGRWQIRCEVAGERGGVSLGGPSRAAAPARPASPPSATPAGSGPAAGGPARPDGGGSSATPAGSGRSAAGGPTIGGQPGATGGGQPGATIGGQAGGSGGGHPGGSGGGQPGPVGGGQAGGSGGGHPRATGGGQPGAHDGLSGSGGVAAGGQGAGAPTAAGPPHQAGSAGASGHSGAHGTDPNASSTVRAGSPADAGGDDDQGWPEPARPGGGEDWPEAARPGGAATAVASDDWPQAARPGGATATATAAPAVPKPAGPATPPAAPVSSAIAAARAAAAGAGKAQRGAQPARRTADPDWAGEPPYDPDYDGPLRGGGRPEPAATPAYEGFDPGDEPLDDVIDERTARQSSEEQAVALLREAFGAEKIDEVDVR
- a CDS encoding cellulose binding domain-containing protein, whose amino-acid sequence is MRHRVRARAALAGATAAVTVLAAALVTMPSAQAAAPVCQVQYQVSNDWGSGATTNVVVTNTGGAAVNGWTLAWTFPGDQTIGDIWNATKTQSGSAATAGNVSWNAGIPAGGSVSFGFNLSYRGSNPTPTAFTLNGAACGDTPPTGTPSPTGDPTGTPTPGPTGTPPAGNLALGRPVTASSTESPHTAGLAVDGNGGTRWSSLYADPQWIQVDLGATYPIALVRLRWEAAYGRAYQIQTSTDGTTWTSVHSTTTGDGGTDDVAPTSANGRYVRMSGTARGTTWGYSLYEFEVYAVRPPTPPGPDCGQAPADPDANSKVRHLICYLRTHSFVSGQTDLPDADKVQQLTGRYPAMVAFDFMEYTRGTVQTQQVIDWARTRKGIVAFQWHWYCPRGGNYSAPCDFVPDLSNPSSKLYQDIDLVVREIRKMGDAGVPVLFRPLHEANNNYMWWAKKGQDAYKQLWRLIYQRAQLAGAHNIVWVFNGMASGQGTSLASWYPGDGYVDLVTSDYFQSWSDFATTKAVSSAKTTGVAETFSPLNPATDAPWPYFVVWASRDWAGSGRDVAGLWRTAMADPRTISIDQLPDMTAW
- a CDS encoding NAD(P)-dependent oxidoreductase; protein product: MEELRNPTGRVAVVGTGAVGAAVARRLLAGGYDVTVWNRTPARTAALTGAGARSARTVDEAVAAGELVLLALTDHEAVQQCLDRLDGGLAGRTVVALCTGTPEEARRTAQRVAGLGGHHLDAGLQAGPDTIGTDAATLLFSGDPSAYERHAGTFGLLGTARFVGTAPEAASVWDLALFGLWYDAQLGLLRAMDAVRAAGVDVSTFAPSAENQLGHVVSAVSATASEIAGAEFPRGPADLGEHLTVVRHLVGLRAGRPLGDGGLAEVAARMEALVAQGRGAEGLTATVG